The following are encoded in a window of Persicobacter psychrovividus genomic DNA:
- a CDS encoding helix-turn-helix domain-containing protein — protein MDNYWSLTLISGGILALFLALYLLLYPARFLPNKLLGGLVFAWALTVLMFNFKDTAFFLQYPKLYGTADFLVLCCSPLMFLYVKYYIKGNPRMHKRELGHFVPALSYLLVISPMFFIDPAEKTSWLLEGFPEWYLWWSNFFNLFIIFQWMLYAILSLNRLQSLGQTEHAPQRSFTYKWLSGFLAVNILLWIIGTSGAVLELIKISAVINMFQLFYSGLTISALGLSIFAITKPKIFNPSILQQKSAAASIKNHEHDSLAEPAQNPQKAHYEMLHKILTEQKLYLKTDLKMQDLCAESGLSYKRISEAFNGYKQQSFHEIINQLRLQEALSLISQDFHRQYTLPHLAEMAGFNSKTTFNRIFKKQTGLTPTEYIQNNGG, from the coding sequence ATGGATAATTACTGGAGCCTGACACTCATTTCAGGAGGAATTCTTGCTTTATTTTTGGCGCTATATTTATTGCTCTACCCTGCCCGGTTTCTTCCCAATAAACTCCTCGGGGGGCTCGTTTTCGCATGGGCACTCACCGTGCTGATGTTTAACTTTAAAGATACGGCCTTCTTTCTGCAGTACCCGAAACTTTATGGTACCGCCGACTTCCTGGTGCTTTGTTGCAGCCCACTGATGTTCCTTTATGTTAAATACTACATTAAGGGCAATCCGCGCATGCACAAAAGGGAACTGGGGCATTTTGTGCCGGCACTTTCCTACCTTTTGGTGATCAGCCCGATGTTTTTTATCGATCCCGCCGAAAAAACCTCCTGGCTCCTTGAAGGCTTCCCGGAATGGTACCTTTGGTGGTCAAACTTCTTCAACCTGTTCATCATTTTTCAGTGGATGCTCTACGCCATCCTGTCGCTCAACCGCCTGCAATCCCTTGGGCAAACCGAGCACGCTCCGCAACGCTCCTTTACTTACAAGTGGCTCAGCGGTTTTCTGGCTGTCAATATCCTGCTGTGGATCATCGGCACCTCGGGGGCAGTGCTTGAACTGATCAAGATTTCTGCCGTGATCAATATGTTTCAGCTCTTTTACAGCGGACTCACCATCTCCGCCCTGGGCCTGAGCATCTTTGCCATTACCAAGCCGAAAATTTTCAACCCCAGCATCCTTCAGCAAAAATCTGCCGCAGCTTCCATAAAAAACCATGAGCATGATTCCCTTGCTGAGCCTGCACAAAACCCGCAGAAAGCACACTATGAAATGCTCCATAAAATCCTGACCGAACAAAAACTCTACCTGAAAACAGACCTCAAAATGCAGGACCTTTGCGCAGAAAGTGGCCTGAGTTACAAAAGAATATCGGAGGCTTTTAATGGCTACAAACAGCAATCTTTTCATGAGATCATCAATCAGCTGCGCCTGCAGGAAGCACTGAGCCTTATTTCCCAGGATTTCCACCGACAGTACACCCTGCCCCACCTCGCCGAAATGGCCGGCTTCAACTCCAAAACCACTTTCAACAGAATCTTTAAAAAACAAACCGGACTCACGCCCACTGAATATATTCAGAACAATGGGGGTTGA
- a CDS encoding DUF421 domain-containing protein encodes MEWIYQANDPLWPTVAGSVLIFLVVVILTRIVGLRSFAKFTAYDFAFTIAVGSIISSILTSSTTVVHGSVAIVTLLLLTFVFSSLQRRFQWVNQLISNKPLLLMKGPEILDKNLAHARVERSQLIAKLREANVIHFDQVLAVVLESTGDISVLHVGDDDDCSLGENILEGVREHP; translated from the coding sequence ATGGAGTGGATTTATCAGGCGAATGACCCGTTGTGGCCTACTGTGGCGGGGAGTGTTTTGATTTTTTTAGTGGTGGTGATACTAACGCGGATCGTGGGTTTGCGGTCTTTTGCCAAATTTACGGCTTATGATTTTGCTTTCACGATTGCTGTTGGCAGCATTATTTCGTCGATCCTGACTTCCAGCACGACGGTGGTGCATGGTTCTGTGGCTATTGTAACGTTGCTGTTGCTGACCTTCGTTTTTTCGTCCTTACAGCGGCGCTTCCAGTGGGTCAACCAACTGATTTCCAACAAGCCGCTACTGCTGATGAAAGGGCCTGAAATTTTGGACAAAAACCTGGCACATGCACGGGTGGAGCGGAGTCAGTTGATTGCCAAACTGCGGGAGGCAAATGTGATTCATTTTGATCAGGTTCTGGCGGTTGTTCTGGAGTCCACGGGAGACATTTCAGTGCTTCATGTAGGCGATGACGACGACTGCAGCCTGGGGGAAAATATCCTTGAGGGCGTAAGGGAACATCCTTAA
- a CDS encoding DUF6933 domain-containing protein — MQLHFSKKLEKIIPPHLFAIRLPHEMPPEGKWMATLFNLDRKKCLLVTHLPTRYSVLVPEYKTKDALRLTDLVLEAFAAQLQHTGTDLKKDRLLEGLSSVKFFRTDNDRKVIGTQNYLLGILQEWKTGQPRFSAWDFSERAAILNKIPYQQLNCSTPQLEMEQFLKEVLQLC, encoded by the coding sequence ATGCAGCTACACTTTTCCAAAAAACTTGAGAAAATCATTCCTCCGCACCTTTTTGCAATTCGGCTACCCCATGAAATGCCACCCGAGGGGAAATGGATGGCGACGCTTTTTAACCTGGATCGGAAGAAGTGCCTGCTGGTAACACACCTGCCAACACGATATTCCGTGCTTGTTCCCGAGTATAAAACCAAAGATGCATTGCGCCTGACCGATTTGGTGCTGGAGGCTTTTGCGGCACAACTTCAACATACAGGCACTGACCTTAAAAAAGACCGCCTGTTGGAGGGGCTGTCCTCCGTGAAATTTTTCCGCACGGATAATGACCGCAAGGTGATTGGCACTCAGAATTACTTATTGGGTATCCTGCAGGAGTGGAAAACTGGGCAGCCACGCTTCAGTGCATGGGATTTTTCTGAACGGGCAGCAATCCTTAATAAAATCCCTTATCAGCAATTAAACTGCTCAACGCCACAGCTTGAAATGGAGCAGTTTCTGAAAGAGGTGTTGCAGTTGTGTTAA